From a region of the Bradyrhizobium diazoefficiens genome:
- the paaA gene encoding 1,2-phenylacetyl-CoA epoxidase subunit PaaA — protein MYTQALNTAEADDRGLEDATKAAQFQARIDAEARIEPNDWMPAAYRKTLTRQISQHAHSEIVGMLPEGNWITRAPTLRRKAALLAKVQDECGHGLYLYAAAETLGSSREELVDAMLAGKAKYSSIFNYPTLTWADIGTIGWLVDGAAIMNQIPLCRCSYGPYARAMIRVCKEESFHQRQGYEIMLTLCRGSEEQKAMAQDALNRWWWPVLMMFGPPDATSQHSDTSTKWKIKRFSNDELRQKFVDATVPQAQYLGLTIPDPGMTQDADGHWRYSEIDWTEFKQVLAGNGPCNRDRMAARRKAHQEGAWVREAAAAYAAKRAHRQTAQAAE, from the coding sequence ATGTATACCCAGGCGCTGAACACGGCCGAGGCCGACGACCGCGGCCTTGAGGACGCGACCAAGGCTGCGCAGTTTCAGGCCCGCATCGATGCCGAGGCGCGCATCGAGCCGAACGACTGGATGCCGGCGGCCTATCGCAAGACGCTCACCCGCCAGATCTCCCAGCACGCCCATTCCGAAATCGTCGGCATGCTGCCGGAAGGCAATTGGATCACGCGCGCACCGACGCTGCGCCGCAAGGCGGCGCTGCTCGCCAAGGTGCAGGACGAGTGCGGCCACGGCCTCTATCTCTACGCCGCCGCCGAGACGCTCGGCTCATCGCGTGAGGAGCTGGTCGACGCCATGCTCGCCGGCAAGGCCAAGTACTCCTCGATCTTCAACTATCCGACGCTGACCTGGGCCGATATCGGCACCATCGGCTGGCTGGTCGATGGTGCCGCGATCATGAACCAGATCCCGCTGTGCCGCTGCTCCTACGGTCCCTATGCGCGCGCGATGATCCGGGTCTGCAAGGAGGAGTCGTTCCACCAGCGCCAGGGCTACGAGATCATGCTGACGCTGTGCCGCGGCTCGGAGGAGCAGAAGGCGATGGCGCAGGATGCGCTGAATAGATGGTGGTGGCCGGTGCTGATGATGTTCGGCCCGCCCGATGCAACGAGCCAGCACAGCGATACCTCGACGAAGTGGAAGATCAAGCGCTTCTCAAATGACGAGCTGCGCCAGAAATTCGTCGATGCCACCGTGCCGCAGGCGCAATATCTCGGTCTCACGATTCCAGATCCGGGCATGACGCAGGATGCCGATGGACACTGGCGCTACAGCGAGATCGACTGGACCGAATTCAAGCAGGTGCTTGCCGGAAACGGCCCCTGCAATCGGGATCGCATGGCCGCGCGCCGCAAGGCGCATCAGGAGGGCGCCTGGGTGCGCGAAGCGGCGGCCGCCTATGCCGCCAAACGCGCGCACCGCCAGACTGCGCAAGCCGCCGAGTAG
- the paaB gene encoding 1,2-phenylacetyl-CoA epoxidase subunit PaaB, whose product MATPNTPLWEVFIRSRNGLAHKHVGSLHASDATMALQAARDIYTRRGEGLSIWVVPSTAITASDPAEKGMMFEPAESKIYRHPTFYEVPEEVGHM is encoded by the coding sequence ATGGCCACGCCGAACACGCCGCTGTGGGAAGTCTTCATTCGCAGCCGCAACGGGCTTGCGCACAAGCATGTCGGCTCGCTGCATGCGAGCGATGCCACTATGGCCCTGCAAGCCGCCCGCGACATCTACACTCGCCGCGGCGAGGGCCTGTCGATCTGGGTCGTGCCGTCGACCGCGATCACCGCGAGCGATCCCGCCGAGAAGGGCATGATGTTCGAACCGGCGGAGTCGAAAATCTACCGGCATCCGACGTTCTATGAGGTGCCCGAAGAAGTGGGGCATATGTGA
- the paaX gene encoding phenylacetic acid degradation operon negative regulatory protein PaaX — protein sequence MAHPLSRIIDQLKREPSRTGSIVITMFGDAIVPRGGSVWLGTMLEFFEGLDIDSGVVRTAMSRLAADGWLTREKVGRNSFYRLADKGRQTFEAATRHIYDPPPSDWTGRFELLLIGNGEDRDVSREALRDAGFGSPLPGVWVAPSGVPVPNEASGAIRLEVSAEDDSGRRLLSASWPLDRTADAYRKFMKTFEPLRAAIARGTDLSDAEAFTARILLIHYYRRVVLRDPLLPESLLPGDWPGRAARELCGEIYRALLAPSEQWLDGHGTNERGPLPPARRLLERRFGA from the coding sequence ATGGCGCATCCGCTCTCCCGCATCATCGACCAGCTCAAGCGCGAACCGTCGCGCACCGGCTCCATCGTCATCACTATGTTCGGTGACGCCATCGTGCCGCGTGGCGGCTCGGTGTGGCTCGGTACAATGTTGGAATTTTTCGAAGGCCTGGACATCGACAGCGGCGTAGTGCGCACCGCCATGTCGCGTCTTGCGGCAGATGGCTGGCTGACGCGCGAGAAGGTCGGCCGCAACAGTTTCTATCGACTTGCCGACAAAGGACGTCAGACATTCGAAGCTGCCACGCGCCACATCTACGATCCGCCGCCATCTGACTGGACCGGACGCTTCGAGCTGCTCCTGATCGGCAACGGCGAGGACCGTGATGTCTCGCGCGAGGCGCTTCGCGACGCCGGCTTCGGCAGTCCGTTGCCCGGCGTCTGGGTTGCGCCGTCAGGCGTGCCGGTGCCCAATGAAGCCTCGGGCGCCATCCGTCTCGAAGTCTCGGCAGAGGATGACAGCGGCCGCCGTTTGCTCAGTGCGAGCTGGCCGCTGGATCGCACCGCGGATGCCTATCGGAAATTCATGAAGACGTTCGAGCCGCTCCGCGCCGCGATCGCGCGGGGCACGGATTTGTCCGACGCCGAGGCGTTCACCGCGCGCATCCTGCTGATCCACTATTACCGCCGCGTCGTGCTGCGCGATCCACTGCTGCCCGAAAGCCTGCTGCCGGGGGACTGGCCGGGCAGGGCGGCACGGGAGCTCTGTGGCGAAATTTATCGCGCGCTGCTTGCCCCGTCGGAACAATGGCTTGATGGTCATGGAACCAACGAGCGGGGACCATTGCCACCAGCACGAAGGCTTCTGGAGAGGAGGTTCGGCGCCTGA
- the paaC gene encoding 1,2-phenylacetyl-CoA epoxidase subunit PaaC has protein sequence MAVANIQVSETPLVLITLRRADDALILGHRLSEWCGHAPMLEEDMALSNIALDLIGQARELYSYAAKAEGKDNDEDKFAYLRDVRQYRNLLLVEQPNGDFAQTLVRQFFYSAFADLYWRAMMTSHDTTLAAIAAKSEKESAYHLRHASEWIIRLGDGTDESHARAQAAIDHLWAFTGEMFVVDDGERALIHAGIAIDPGELRGRWLQTLSNVVREATLELPQSDWMQQGGRAGRHSEHLGHLLSELQSMQRTFPGLTW, from the coding sequence ATGGCTGTCGCCAACATCCAGGTCTCCGAAACGCCGCTGGTGCTCATCACGCTGCGTCGTGCCGACGATGCGCTGATCCTCGGTCATCGGCTGTCGGAATGGTGTGGGCACGCACCGATGCTGGAGGAGGACATGGCGCTCTCCAACATCGCGCTCGATCTCATCGGCCAGGCCCGTGAGCTCTATAGCTACGCAGCCAAGGCCGAAGGCAAGGACAACGACGAGGACAAATTCGCATATTTGCGCGACGTCAGGCAGTACCGAAACCTCCTGCTGGTCGAGCAGCCGAATGGCGATTTTGCGCAGACGCTGGTGCGGCAGTTCTTCTATTCTGCGTTCGCCGACCTCTATTGGCGCGCGATGATGACCTCGCACGACACGACGCTTGCCGCGATTGCCGCCAAGTCGGAGAAGGAGAGTGCTTATCACTTGCGCCATGCCTCGGAGTGGATCATCCGGCTCGGCGACGGCACGGACGAGAGCCACGCCCGCGCACAAGCTGCGATCGATCACCTCTGGGCCTTCACCGGCGAGATGTTCGTCGTTGATGACGGCGAGCGCGCACTGATCCATGCCGGCATCGCTATCGATCCCGGAGAATTGCGCGGTCGCTGGCTGCAGACGCTTTCCAACGTCGTCAGGGAAGCGACACTCGAGCTGCCGCAGAGCGACTGGATGCAGCAGGGCGGCCGTGCTGGTCGGCACAGCGAACATCTCGGCCATCTCTTGTCGGAACTGCAATCGATGCAGCGCACCTTTCCGGGGCTGACATGGTGA
- a CDS encoding DUF4259 domain-containing protein, giving the protein MGAWGIGVFENDTSSDFASAVADGGGIDALSEAIDRVLSSGGNYLEAPDAEEGLAAADIVARLRGSPGQQSTYTAAVDAWVAKSKAVASDEMAHKAKQVIARILAEPSELLELWTESDDFDGWKRAVEDVALRL; this is encoded by the coding sequence ATGGGCGCATGGGGGATCGGAGTCTTCGAGAACGACACGTCCAGCGATTTTGCCTCCGCCGTGGCGGACGGCGGAGGCATCGATGCGCTCAGCGAAGCCATCGACCGGGTCCTGTCGTCTGGAGGCAACTATCTCGAAGCGCCGGATGCCGAGGAGGGACTTGCTGCGGCTGATATCGTCGCGAGGTTGAGAGGGAGCCCGGGACAGCAGTCAACTTACACCGCTGCTGTCGACGCGTGGGTCGCCAAATCCAAGGCGGTGGCTTCTGACGAGATGGCACACAAAGCCAAGCAGGTGATCGCGCGAATTCTTGCCGAACCCTCCGAATTGCTCGAGCTCTGGACGGAATCTGACGACTTTGACGGCTGGAAACGCGCCGTGGAAGATGTCGCGCTGCGCCTTTAG